From Thermodesulfobacteriota bacterium, one genomic window encodes:
- a CDS encoding GxxExxY protein produces the protein MKIVYKELSYKIIGLAMEVHSRLGYGFLEKVYENALMILLKRECIDARQQHSIKVYFEDEIVGDYIADFVIDEKIILEIKALDEISDAHRAQALNYLRATKLPLAILLNFGKKKLQYERLVL, from the coding sequence ATGAAAATTGTTTATAAGGAGTTATCTTACAAAATTATCGGTTTGGCAATGGAGGTTCACAGCAGACTTGGATATGGATTTTTGGAAAAGGTTTATGAGAACGCACTAATGATTCTGTTGAAAAGAGAATGTATTGATGCTAGACAACAACATTCGATCAAAGTTTATTTTGAGGATGAGATTGTTGGGGATTATATCGCTGATTTTGTAATCGACGAGAAGATTATACTAGAAATTAAGGCATTGGATGAAATTAGTGACGCTCATAGGGCTCAGGCCTTGAACTATTTGCGGGCGACTAAGTTACCGCTGGCAATTTTACTGAATTTCGGGAAAAAGAAACTTCAATATGAGAGACTGGTACTTTGA